From Myxocyprinus asiaticus isolate MX2 ecotype Aquarium Trade chromosome 10, UBuf_Myxa_2, whole genome shotgun sequence, the proteins below share one genomic window:
- the LOC127447022 gene encoding gamma-crystallin M3, protein MGKIIFYEDRNFQGRSYECSSDCSDMSTYLSRCNSCRVESGCFVVYDRPNFMGNQFFMRRGEYADYMRMGMSDGIRSCRMVPQYRGPYRMRIYERENFGGQMYELTDDCDSFMDRFHMSDCQSCHVMDGHWLMYEQPHFRGRMIYFRPGEYRSFRDMGYSNARFSSVRKIMDLC, encoded by the exons ATGGGCAAG ATCATTTTTTACGAGGACAGGAACTTCCAGGGTCGCTCTTATGAGTGCAGCAGTGACTGCTCTGACATGTCTACCTACCTCAGCCGCTGCAACTCCTGCAGAGTGGAGAGCGGCTGCTTCGTGGTCTATGACCGTCCTAACTTCATGGGAAACCAGTTCTTCATGAGGAGGGGCGAGTACGCTGATTACATGCGCATGGGAATGAGTGATGGCATCAGGTCTTGCCGCATGGTTCCTCAG TACAGAGGACCCTATAGAATGAGGATCTATGAGAGGGAGAACTTTGGAGGTCAGATGTACGAGCTGACAGATGACTGTGATTCCTTCATGGACCGTTTCCACATGTCCGACTGCCAGTCCTGCCATGTGATGGATGGTCACTGGCTCATGTATGAGCAGCCCCATTTCAGAGGCAGGATGATCTACTTTAGGCCCGGAGAGTATAGAAGCTTCAGGGATATGGGATACAGCAACGCCAGATTCAGCTCTGTTAGAAAAATCATGGACTTGTGTTAA